The following proteins come from a genomic window of Alosa alosa isolate M-15738 ecotype Scorff River chromosome 2, AALO_Geno_1.1, whole genome shotgun sequence:
- the eda2r gene encoding tumor necrosis factor receptor superfamily member 27: protein MDCSENQYYDTGECYPCVQCPPGQELTEDCGYGYGALARCRPCDTRWFKEAWGSHTCQMCQACRRVNRRELSPCMPTRNAVCGPCLPGFYSKRRLDGQESLECMPCGPPPFRDPLCRRSSGVEMEKFWRPQTTSQSTTAAVTTYVCLAVAAMVILLSVTLFMYHKYTSLRTFFKGCLIPHCSSNDAEAPSVFMETQCPLTSAEEEQVSGVTPTQTTSDKGSPSSEEGCSFSAMPTALCDWRGHLSCPPHPSICSDCLSGLTSQPTSGLPTPLPVSGHLTAVPMSATGGGHCSSEEGSGWLQQWHVPVECTELDIHESFPPGEAELHTFPGSGSEPGLPREVEHSLDLYSAVPLDSNLELHGCLETGRTNYTEEPTSSL, encoded by the exons GATTGTGGGTACGGCTATGGAGCACTGGCACGCTGCAGACCCTGTGACACCCGCTGGTTCAAAGAAGCATGGGGGTCTCATACGTGCCAGATGTGCCAGGCGTGCCGCCGCGTGAACAGGAGAGAGCTGTCGCCCTGCATGCCCACCAGGAATGCCGTGTGTGGACCGTGCTTGCCAGG GTTTTACAGTAAGCGAAGGCTGGATGGCCAGGAGAGTTTGGAGTGCATGCCATGTGGACCTCCCCCGTTCAGAGACCCACTCTGTCGCA GAAGTAGCGGAGTTGAGATGGAAAAATTCTGGAGACCCCAAACCACATCTCAGTCCACCACTGCTGCAGTCACCACCTACGTTTGTTTGGCGGTTGCTGCCATGGTGATCCTGCTGTCTGTCACCTTGTTTATGTATCACAAATATACTTCTCTCAGGACATTTTTTAAAG GTTGCCTGATACCACACTGTAGCAGCAACGACGCTGAAGCCCCCTCTGTTTTCATGGAAACACAGTGCCCACTGACCTCGGCGGAAGAGGAACAAGTCTCAG GAGTGACGCCAACACAAACAACCAGTGATAAGGGATCACCCAGCAGTGAGGAGGGCTGCAGCTTctctgccatgccaactgcactCTGTGACTGGAGGGGGCACTTGTCGTGCCCTCCGCACCCGTCCATCTGCAGCGACTGCTTGTCCGGCCTCACATCCCAGCCGACCTCGGGACTCCCCACACCGCTGCCTGTAAGTGGCCACCTCACAGCAGTACCGATGTCTGCCACAGGAGGGGGCCACTGCTCCTCGGAGGAGGGCTCCGGGTGGCTGCAACAGTGGCACGTCCCCGTGGAGTGCACTGAACTGGACATCCATGAGTCGTTTCCTCCTGGAGAAGCGGAGCTCCACACATTCCCAGGGTCGGGATCAGAGCCAGGGCTGCCCAGGGAAGTTGAGCATTCCCTGGACCTCTACTCTGCTGTCCCCTTAGACAGCAACCTGGAGCTGCATGGGTGTTTGGAGACGGGGAGGACCAATTACACAGAGGAACCAACCAGTTCTCtttag